The following are encoded in a window of Gemmatimonadota bacterium genomic DNA:
- a CDS encoding DUF2513 domain-containing protein gives MKRDMDFVRDILLGIEELDDGVGCNYTDLRFYFKKKGFSDDDKLYGHCEIMAQSDLIEFSTRRVAGGKWVQERPIKLLWEGHDFLDAVRDQGVWEKVKKTSSTIGSATFEIIKTIAIETAKGHIGY, from the coding sequence ATGAAGCGTGATATGGATTTTGTCAGGGACATTCTTCTTGGGATAGAGGAATTAGACGATGGTGTTGGGTGTAACTATACTGACTTGCGATTTTACTTCAAAAAAAAAGGGTTCAGCGATGATGATAAATTGTATGGTCATTGCGAAATAATGGCACAGAGCGACCTTATTGAATTCTCCACACGACGTGTTGCCGGAGGAAAATGGGTTCAGGAGCGACCTATCAAGTTGCTTTGGGAGGGGCATGATTTTTTGGATGCTGTCAGAGATCAGGGTGTGTGGGAGAAAGTAAAAAAAACAAGTAGCACGATAGGCAGTGCCACCTTTGAAATAATAAAAACAATTGCTATCGAAACAGCTAAAGGACATATCGGTTATTAG
- a CDS encoding type II toxin-antitoxin system Phd/YefM family antitoxin, which translates to MRFIEIRDLRSSEIWEQLADEREMVLTAQGKPIAILSSVSDADWEETLAAFRRVRATQAVDELQKQSVENGLDKMDLEEVNREIQAVRKSTYYDVMASC; encoded by the coding sequence ATGCGCTTCATTGAAATAAGAGATCTGCGATCATCCGAGATTTGGGAGCAATTGGCTGATGAGCGGGAAATGGTGCTTACGGCTCAGGGAAAACCTATCGCCATTTTGTCATCTGTTTCCGATGCCGATTGGGAAGAAACGCTGGCGGCTTTCCGTCGTGTGCGTGCAACCCAAGCCGTCGATGAGCTTCAAAAGCAATCGGTTGAAAATGGTCTTGATAAGATGGATTTAGAAGAGGTAAACCGCGAAATCCAGGCTGTGCGAAAATCGACATATTATGATGTTATGGCATCTTGCTGA
- a CDS encoding DUF2290 domain-containing protein produces the protein MPVPHQIREQINKLVGYLVEVGLADDQAFAFQRSMRNNRIQVTFEGSEHVSIALRNRAYGESYQHLVQARAYNVKMLDGALIQMMYEFAGESLQRHRLAFFPAPHLEEFQNNPDIYLEDTIYADMVARHIVPFPVRFDYNARNSRETLAHPLSHLTLGQYKNCRIPVTAPVTPFWFIDFILRNFYHPEWAERLPNRGDSFAKSILPSEQGVVHVVIPS, from the coding sequence ATGCCGGTTCCTCACCAAATCAGAGAACAAATCAATAAACTTGTAGGATATCTGGTAGAGGTCGGCCTTGCGGATGATCAAGCCTTCGCGTTCCAAAGATCAATGAGGAACAACCGTATACAGGTTACATTTGAAGGTTCTGAGCATGTGTCCATCGCATTGAGAAACCGCGCTTATGGCGAGAGTTATCAACATCTCGTGCAAGCGCGTGCGTACAATGTAAAAATGCTTGATGGTGCCTTGATCCAGATGATGTACGAATTTGCTGGCGAAAGCCTTCAACGCCATCGACTTGCATTTTTTCCTGCACCACACCTTGAAGAATTTCAGAACAACCCGGACATATACCTTGAAGATACGATCTATGCCGATATGGTCGCTAGGCACATCGTTCCCTTCCCTGTGCGTTTCGACTATAATGCGCGAAACAGCCGCGAGACGTTAGCACATCCCCTGTCTCACCTGACGCTTGGCCAATATAAAAACTGTCGAATCCCCGTGACGGCACCTGTGACTCCATTCTGGTTTATTGACTTCATTCTCCGTAACTTCTATCATCCTGAATGGGCTGAAAGGCTTCCCAATCGCGGCGACTCATTTGCCAAGTCAATACTTCCCTCTGAACAGGGTGTGGTTCACGTAGTCATTCCGTCCTGA
- a CDS encoding beta-propeller fold lactonase family protein codes for MVSRRMQKRILIEMATLRCGWWMRRDRNRYLNMRIDIVKKICVVGLLLALWVGAEGYVILTEQNSRGRIVTLRWSPSRAGAGIPFVVNAGSFPFPETEVVRIAQQGFNDWGAVPSAFITFEYEGTAQLEASGNDNRNVIIYDATGEIIGAPEGTGVIAVARVINNDDGLITDTDIIFNGRDHQFSIEENTTPENMTDLQAVMTHEIGHLLGLDHSPWVGEPELRATMFPYTSGSAPRAERSLEVDDRAGITAIYPVEGLTGGVRGQVLSADGPAFGVHVVAYQAGTDVFVASVLSGTAGEQKGPNGDGRYEILGLPPGDYHIAIEQHHGAISADNFGGIFQTLYEERLDREYYKNAFVQDNAQIIRVEIDRVIENVDFAIGPSAPGAPFIRETIFPANTPDPNGPYRFSARVTDNTGVATVELRYRINGGGEQVLPMIPTGNDIFAAELDGQSVGSRVEYRVIARDDDGNETPSPASDLPRLQFDVISLSGSPVLFVALRDADVVAVIDMGTGEEVAHIPTGVVPLSVLMTPDQRYLFVANTGGSVGTSENRVTVIETATHQVAANIEVDTAPLDLALSADGQLLYVTNSESRSISVIDVASLTVRSRIRVPIGGDRGPYGVAIHPDGKRLYVTDINGNQVLVIDTARRATIGRIDVIEEPRSLVISADGKRLYVSGGDFGDDGGGGVAVIDTDAESVVTTIRMDGGIFRLALSPDGSRLYATDRLNAQLIVVDVAQNRIVNTVKVLPEGEETRSLFVSRDGSQVYVANQNSNELVIFDAESFQILRTLSFENMPRGMALRSQPAVFLPLKEIAGKADFDGSGKIDFGDFLLFVAAFSAESPDARFDLNGDGQVNFGDFILFTSVFGRTA; via the coding sequence ATGGTTTCAAGGCGTATGCAGAAGCGGATTTTGATCGAGATGGCAACGCTGAGGTGTGGATGGTGGATGCGACGGGATCGGAACCGGTACTTAAACATGAGGATTGATATTGTGAAAAAAATATGTGTTGTCGGCCTTCTGCTCGCTCTGTGGGTTGGTGCGGAAGGGTATGTGATTTTAACAGAACAAAATTCGCGTGGGCGTATTGTGACGCTTCGCTGGTCGCCTTCTCGGGCCGGGGCTGGTATTCCCTTTGTGGTCAATGCCGGGAGTTTTCCCTTTCCCGAGACTGAGGTGGTGCGGATCGCACAGCAGGGGTTTAACGACTGGGGTGCGGTGCCATCGGCATTTATTACGTTTGAATATGAAGGGACAGCACAGCTTGAAGCGTCGGGTAATGACAATCGCAATGTGATCATTTACGATGCGACGGGAGAGATTATAGGCGCACCCGAGGGTACGGGGGTCATTGCAGTTGCACGGGTTATCAATAACGACGACGGTCTTATTACGGATACGGATATTATTTTTAATGGGCGGGATCATCAGTTTTCGATTGAGGAGAATACTACGCCTGAGAATATGACAGATCTTCAAGCTGTGATGACGCATGAAATCGGTCATTTGTTGGGGCTGGATCACAGCCCCTGGGTGGGTGAACCCGAATTGCGCGCGACAATGTTTCCCTATACTTCGGGTTCGGCACCGCGCGCGGAGCGTTCTCTGGAAGTCGATGACCGCGCCGGGATAACGGCGATATACCCTGTGGAAGGACTAACCGGTGGTGTGCGTGGGCAGGTCTTGAGTGCAGATGGGCCCGCATTTGGCGTGCATGTGGTGGCTTATCAGGCGGGAACAGATGTGTTTGTCGCGAGTGTTCTGTCGGGGACGGCCGGTGAGCAAAAGGGGCCCAATGGCGATGGTCGTTATGAAATTCTCGGGTTGCCCCCGGGCGATTATCACATTGCGATTGAGCAACACCATGGCGCAATTTCTGCTGATAATTTTGGCGGTATTTTTCAGACGTTATATGAGGAAAGATTAGACAGAGAGTATTACAAGAATGCGTTTGTGCAGGATAATGCCCAGATCATACGCGTTGAGATTGACCGCGTTATAGAAAATGTCGATTTTGCGATTGGGCCTTCTGCGCCGGGCGCACCCTTTATTCGGGAGACTATTTTTCCAGCCAATACGCCCGATCCCAATGGTCCTTATCGCTTTTCGGCAAGGGTGACCGATAATACAGGGGTGGCGACTGTGGAGCTGCGTTATCGGATCAATGGTGGGGGCGAGCAGGTGCTGCCAATGATCCCTACGGGTAATGATATTTTTGCCGCTGAACTCGACGGACAAAGTGTGGGGTCGAGGGTTGAATATCGGGTGATTGCGCGCGATGACGATGGCAATGAGACGCCTTCGCCAGCATCTGATTTGCCCAGGCTGCAATTCGATGTGATATCATTGTCTGGATCGCCTGTACTTTTTGTTGCATTGCGAGATGCCGATGTGGTGGCTGTTATCGATATGGGTACGGGTGAAGAGGTGGCGCACATTCCCACTGGCGTGGTGCCTTTGAGCGTTTTGATGACGCCGGATCAGCGCTATTTGTTTGTCGCCAATACGGGGGGATCTGTCGGTACATCTGAGAATCGGGTCACGGTTATCGAGACCGCTACGCATCAGGTGGCGGCGAATATTGAGGTTGATACTGCGCCTTTGGATCTCGCTTTGAGCGCGGATGGGCAGTTGCTCTATGTCACCAATTCAGAGTCCAGGAGTATTTCGGTTATAGATGTGGCGAGTTTGACTGTGCGTTCTCGCATTCGGGTGCCGATTGGCGGAGATCGCGGTCCTTATGGCGTGGCGATTCACCCGGATGGGAAGCGGCTTTATGTTACAGATATCAATGGCAATCAGGTATTGGTTATCGATACCGCACGCAGGGCGACTATTGGTCGCATTGATGTGATTGAGGAACCCCGATCACTGGTTATATCTGCGGATGGGAAGCGGTTGTATGTGTCGGGTGGGGACTTTGGTGACGATGGCGGTGGTGGTGTTGCAGTGATTGATACCGATGCGGAGTCTGTGGTGACAACGATTCGTATGGATGGTGGGATATTTCGCCTCGCTTTATCGCCAGATGGTTCCCGGTTGTATGCGACAGACCGCTTGAATGCCCAATTAATCGTCGTCGATGTGGCGCAAAATCGCATTGTGAATACTGTAAAGGTTTTGCCCGAAGGTGAAGAGACGCGCTCTTTGTTTGTGTCGCGCGATGGGTCGCAGGTGTATGTGGCGAACCAGAATTCGAATGAGTTGGTTATTTTTGATGCGGAGTCGTTTCAGATTTTGAGAACGCTGAGTTTTGAGAATATGCCGCGCGGTATGGCGTTGCGTTCTCAGCCAGCTGTGTTTCTGCCTTTGAAGGAGATAGCCGGTAAAGCGGATTTCGATGGCAGTGGCAAGATCGACTTTGGCGATTTTCTCCTGTTTGTCGCCGCTTTTAGTGCTGAGAGTCCCGATGCGCGTTTTGATTTAAATGGGGATGGTCAGGTCAATTTCGGCGATTTTATTTTGTTTACCAGTGTTTTCGGAAGAACAGCGTGA
- a CDS encoding tyrosine recombinase XerC, which yields MKTAITQFLTHLSRQRRLSDHTCAAYNTDLDQFAAFLQGRQVDRVEQIDRNAVRDFLGFLHSRGFGRRSVARKLAAVRTFLSYLCNVGDLDRNPALDVRPPRQDKILPVYLDVDEVARTMSLPSPNTVLGLRDRAILELFYSSGIRLRELAGLKIEAVDLADKLVRVVGKGNKERLVPFGEPARVALVAYLMRRGELISEQTVDQRHLFLARSGRPLSPSGIQGRVARYLSKATGRALSPHALRHAYATHLLDAGADLNAVRELLGHASLSTTQVYTHVSVERLKKAYRQAHPRA from the coding sequence ATGAAAACAGCCATTACCCAATTTCTTACTCATCTATCGCGACAGAGGCGATTGTCCGATCATACGTGTGCGGCATATAACACGGATCTGGATCAATTCGCCGCTTTTTTGCAGGGGCGTCAGGTGGATCGCGTGGAACAGATTGATCGGAACGCAGTGCGGGATTTTTTGGGATTTTTGCATAGTAGGGGATTTGGTCGGCGGTCTGTTGCTCGAAAGCTGGCGGCGGTGCGAACGTTTTTGAGTTATTTGTGCAATGTGGGCGATTTGGATCGGAATCCAGCACTCGATGTGCGCCCGCCCAGGCAGGATAAGATATTGCCCGTTTATCTGGATGTTGACGAGGTTGCCCGCACGATGTCTCTGCCGTCGCCCAATACGGTGTTGGGATTACGCGATCGGGCGATATTGGAGTTGTTTTACAGCTCGGGGATTCGATTGCGCGAGCTTGCGGGGCTTAAAATTGAGGCTGTGGATCTGGCAGATAAACTGGTGCGGGTTGTGGGCAAGGGGAATAAAGAGCGATTGGTTCCTTTCGGTGAACCGGCTCGGGTCGCGCTGGTGGCTTATCTGATGCGGCGAGGGGAACTGATTTCTGAGCAGACGGTTGATCAACGGCATTTGTTTTTGGCGCGGTCTGGGCGTCCGCTGAGTCCGAGTGGTATTCAAGGTCGCGTTGCCCGGTATCTCAGCAAAGCGACTGGACGGGCTTTGTCTCCTCATGCATTGCGCCACGCCTATGCAACCCATCTTCTGGATGCGGGTGCAGATCTCAATGCGGTGAGAGAATTGCTCGGCCATGCGAGTCTTTCTACTACGCAGGTTTATACGCATGTGAGTGTTGAGAGATTAAAGAAAGCCTATAGACAAGCGCATCCACGGGCGTGA
- a CDS encoding transcriptional regulator yields the protein MEWDDIARRIKAGEDGRTEFKHDLREFSGIGRAICAFANAEGGLIILGVDDLGTIVGVREDPDEVQERLTSFLHSGCSAPVSARCGRYNDPNGWVHWIEVPRQRGFEPLNYRGRVWIRRGRSSVEPSATELQELYNIFGFILTEEQVIPSARIEDIDLDAFRAFLRAQGLDTEEEPQPAIADDLCNRRILAEFDNALCPTLYGLMAFGKEPQAHPQTTNFFVECVAYLGEDRASDVILTGEGKGRLEEQIRRSVGWVRGLGWKESYHGLDRVETPLIPEKALREAIVNAVVHREYAITGSKVLLEVFRDRIDVTSPGTFPNHMSVENVRSGGNPRSRNELMANAMLVARLMEQRGRGWPVMRREMREFNGTEPEIVQDEGGKFVRVTFRKGAGA from the coding sequence ATGGAATGGGATGACATTGCGCGGCGCATCAAAGCGGGCGAGGATGGCAGGACGGAATTTAAACACGACCTGAGAGAGTTCTCGGGAATCGGCCGGGCAATTTGCGCCTTTGCCAATGCGGAAGGTGGGTTGATTATCCTGGGTGTTGATGATTTGGGGACGATTGTCGGGGTGAGAGAGGATCCAGATGAGGTACAGGAACGGCTGACGAGTTTTCTACATTCGGGATGTAGTGCGCCGGTTTCTGCGCGTTGTGGGCGCTACAATGATCCGAACGGATGGGTGCATTGGATTGAGGTGCCTCGCCAGCGGGGGTTTGAGCCGCTTAACTATCGAGGACGCGTCTGGATTCGGCGTGGACGCAGCAGTGTGGAACCATCGGCAACTGAACTCCAGGAGTTGTACAATATTTTCGGTTTTATTTTAACGGAAGAACAGGTCATTCCGTCCGCGAGAATAGAGGATATTGATCTCGATGCGTTTCGGGCTTTCCTGCGTGCGCAAGGGCTCGATACAGAGGAGGAACCGCAGCCTGCAATTGCTGACGATCTGTGCAATAGACGCATTTTGGCTGAGTTCGACAATGCCCTGTGTCCAACGCTTTACGGGCTGATGGCGTTTGGCAAAGAGCCGCAGGCACATCCGCAGACAACGAATTTTTTCGTCGAGTGTGTAGCCTATCTGGGCGAGGATCGGGCGTCGGATGTTATTCTTACCGGCGAGGGGAAGGGGCGTCTTGAAGAGCAAATACGTCGGTCAGTCGGATGGGTTCGCGGTTTGGGATGGAAGGAGAGCTACCACGGTCTTGATCGGGTGGAGACGCCACTAATTCCCGAGAAGGCACTGCGCGAGGCAATCGTCAATGCCGTTGTTCACCGGGAGTACGCGATTACAGGGTCGAAGGTGTTGCTCGAAGTATTCCGCGACCGTATTGATGTGACCAGTCCAGGGACTTTTCCAAATCACATGAGTGTCGAGAATGTTCGCTCGGGCGGCAATCCCCGGTCCCGCAATGAGTTGATGGCAAATGCCATGCTCGTCGCACGCTTGATGGAACAACGAGGACGCGGATGGCCCGTGATGCGGAGAGAGATGCGGGAATTTAACGGTACTGAGCCAGAAATCGTGCAAGATGAGGGTGGGAAATTCGTGCGTGTGACGTTTCGTAAAGGGGCAGGAGCATAG
- a CDS encoding HigA family addiction module antidote protein, with protein MLKRVVHPGEILRDELAELEVSPLTFARQIDVLPDRIGQIIEGRCSVDSDIALRFGHWFGVDPLFWVNLQMQFDVQRLAISS; from the coding sequence ATGTTGAAGCGCGTTGTTCATCCCGGAGAGATTCTGCGAGACGAGTTGGCGGAATTAGAGGTGTCCCCATTGACGTTTGCACGCCAGATTGATGTGCTGCCAGATCGCATTGGTCAGATTATTGAGGGCAGGTGTTCTGTAGATAGCGATATTGCTTTGCGATTCGGGCACTGGTTCGGTGTTGATCCTTTATTCTGGGTGAATCTTCAGATGCAGTTTGATGTGCAGCGGTTAGCGATCAGTAGTTAG
- a CDS encoding helicase, which yields MSFSIIRGSNDKPVSSEKLVEIFSSQTGLFGQLFIGYPIINTPEGTHPIDALLISADKGIVVFDLIEGTDIGNYGMRQDDSANKLDARLRTHSELMRRRELLIPIHPISFVPWEDNLGAYVEPGYPLVNTKSLMQKLEAFTWGERNEEVYKRALSAMESISTIRQSRTSRTINRENSRGAKLKRLEDSIATLDHMQSRAVIETVEGVQRIRGLAGSGKTIVLALKAAYLHALHPDWRIAITFNTRSLKGQFRRLIYNFSLEQTRKEPDWENMRILNGWGAPGGVDRDGIYYEFCRVHNVEYFDFGAARRRFTRGKEFSGVCEHALIQAKDVEQIYDAILVDEAQDFPPAFLKLCYRLLKDPKRLVYAYDELQNLSEESLPSPEEIFGESADGSPKVRFDDASRRDLILKKCYRNSRPVLLTAHALGFGIYREPQHPSKMGLVQMFDHPQLWEEIGYRLRSGVLKEGVSARLYRSQDESPKFLEDHSPIGDLVQFIHFNSEREQADYLTTAIKENLEKDELRHSDLMVINPNPITTRDKVGPIRARLLEMGIRCHLAGVDTGPDIFFHPHIDSVTFTGVHRAKGNEAGMVYIINAQDCQAAAWNLASVRNQLFTAITRSKAWVRVLGIGSRMEGLIKEYEKLKEQNFELQFIYPTRDQREQLRIVHRDMTTRERKRLESRDKSVFDLVEDLKAGRVRREDLDESMLTELRQLLG from the coding sequence ATGAGTTTTTCCATTATTAGAGGCAGTAACGATAAACCTGTGTCCAGCGAAAAGTTGGTTGAAATTTTCTCTTCTCAGACCGGTTTGTTCGGGCAGTTGTTTATTGGATATCCGATTATCAACACGCCCGAAGGGACACACCCGATAGATGCTCTCCTAATATCTGCCGACAAGGGAATTGTCGTCTTCGATCTGATTGAAGGAACTGATATAGGCAATTACGGAATGCGGCAGGATGACTCGGCCAACAAGCTTGATGCTCGGCTCAGGACTCATAGCGAACTGATGAGACGTAGAGAACTTCTCATACCGATTCATCCAATCTCATTTGTGCCTTGGGAAGATAATCTAGGGGCATATGTTGAACCTGGTTACCCACTTGTAAATACCAAGTCGCTCATGCAAAAATTGGAAGCGTTCACTTGGGGAGAGAGAAATGAGGAAGTATATAAAAGAGCATTGTCCGCAATGGAGAGTATTTCCACGATTCGCCAAAGTAGAACGAGCCGGACGATTAACAGAGAAAATTCCCGGGGTGCTAAACTGAAGCGTCTGGAAGATTCAATCGCCACGCTGGACCATATGCAAAGCAGGGCAGTTATTGAAACAGTTGAAGGAGTACAACGCATTCGCGGTTTGGCAGGCTCCGGAAAAACCATCGTCCTTGCATTGAAGGCGGCGTACCTTCATGCACTGCATCCCGATTGGCGTATCGCCATTACTTTTAACACGCGCTCGCTCAAAGGGCAGTTCCGCCGCCTAATCTACAATTTTTCTCTTGAACAGACGAGAAAAGAGCCAGACTGGGAAAACATGCGTATTTTGAACGGGTGGGGAGCTCCGGGAGGCGTTGATCGGGACGGTATTTACTACGAATTTTGTCGTGTGCATAATGTGGAATATTTCGACTTTGGAGCAGCGAGAAGACGTTTTACGCGTGGAAAAGAGTTTTCCGGAGTTTGCGAACATGCACTTATTCAAGCCAAGGATGTCGAGCAAATTTACGATGCGATTCTCGTAGATGAGGCACAGGATTTTCCGCCAGCTTTCCTCAAGCTGTGCTATAGATTACTGAAAGACCCTAAAAGGTTAGTTTACGCCTATGACGAGTTGCAAAACCTTTCGGAAGAATCTCTACCCTCACCGGAGGAGATTTTCGGGGAGAGCGCCGACGGTTCTCCTAAAGTACGATTTGATGATGCAAGTAGGCGCGATCTAATTTTAAAAAAATGCTACCGCAATTCGCGACCTGTTCTCTTAACAGCCCACGCGCTCGGTTTTGGAATATATCGAGAGCCACAACATCCAAGTAAAATGGGCCTAGTACAGATGTTTGATCATCCACAGCTATGGGAGGAGATTGGCTATCGGTTAAGAAGTGGAGTATTGAAAGAAGGTGTCTCTGCAAGGCTCTACAGGTCTCAGGATGAGAGTCCGAAATTTCTGGAAGATCATTCGCCCATTGGTGATTTGGTGCAGTTCATTCATTTTAATTCTGAGAGGGAACAAGCCGACTATCTGACAACGGCGATTAAGGAAAATCTGGAGAAAGATGAACTGCGACACAGCGACCTAATGGTCATAAATCCCAATCCTATCACAACTCGCGACAAAGTCGGTCCAATACGCGCTCGCTTGCTGGAGATGGGAATTCGTTGCCATCTTGCCGGAGTCGATACCGGTCCTGACATTTTTTTTCATCCGCATATAGATTCCGTGACATTCACTGGCGTACATCGCGCCAAAGGTAATGAGGCTGGAATGGTCTATATTATCAATGCTCAAGATTGTCAAGCGGCGGCATGGAATCTGGCGAGTGTCCGCAATCAGCTTTTTACAGCCATCACGAGAAGTAAAGCGTGGGTTCGTGTGCTCGGGATCGGTAGCCGGATGGAAGGACTGATAAAAGAGTACGAGAAGCTTAAGGAACAAAACTTCGAGTTGCAATTTATCTATCCGACCAGAGACCAGCGTGAGCAGTTGAGAATCGTTCATCGAGACATGACAACGAGAGAGCGTAAACGGCTGGAGAGCCGCGACAAGAGCGTTTTTGATTTGGTTGAAGACCTTAAAGCTGGCAGAGTTCGCAGAGAGGATCTAGATGAGAGCATGCTAACCGAGCTTAGACAGCTTTTGGGATAA